A genomic window from Mesorhizobium sp. CAU 1732 includes:
- a CDS encoding gamma-glutamylcyclotransferase has translation MGDFWVFGYGSLIWRPGFAHTETRRARLNGYRRALCVRSHVHRGTPERPGLVLGLDRGGSCIGLAFRVPADLADEVMTYLRERELVTDVYLERRLPVRLDDGAIVEAVTYVVDRHHIQYAGRIDVEDAAHIVSGSAGRSGANEDYVINTVAHLRALGIRDHWLEGVAARITPVEAAVRHPAP, from the coding sequence ATGGGCGATTTTTGGGTGTTTGGCTATGGCTCGCTGATATGGCGGCCAGGGTTTGCCCATACCGAAACGCGCAGGGCACGCCTCAATGGCTATCGCCGGGCCTTGTGCGTCCGGTCACACGTCCATCGCGGCACACCGGAACGGCCGGGCCTCGTTCTCGGGCTCGACCGCGGCGGCTCGTGCATCGGACTCGCCTTTCGCGTCCCCGCTGACCTTGCCGACGAAGTGATGACCTATCTGCGCGAACGGGAACTCGTCACCGACGTTTATCTGGAAAGACGGCTCCCCGTGCGGCTGGACGACGGCGCGATCGTGGAGGCCGTCACCTATGTCGTCGATCGCCATCACATCCAGTATGCCGGCCGCATCGACGTCGAGGACGCGGCACACATCGTCTCCGGCTCGGCCGGGCGCTCAGGCGCCAATGAAGACTATGTGATCAACACCGTCGCGCACCTGCGCGCGCTCGGCATCCGCGATCACTGGCTGGAAGGTGTCGCCGCGCGGATCACGCCTGTTGAGGCGGCGGTTCGACACCCAGCGCCCTGA
- a CDS encoding methyltransferase domain-containing protein yields MLSDIIDLRSFYSCTLGRLAERSITMALSSVWATLPNERLVGLGYTLPWLERFGTDAERVFAFMPAMQGAVNWPPAGPSATALVFDEELPLFDSSIDRILMVHALEHTENPRETLMEIWRVLAPGGRLVVVVPNRRGMWARFEHTPFGNGRPFSRGQLNALLRDTNFTPGSWADALHFPPSKRRWMMRLHALFERAGRRFWPIFAGVIVVEAQKRLYQGIPVAARSSRRVFVPVMSPQGATRAMRNAETGGS; encoded by the coding sequence ATGCTGTCGGACATCATCGATCTGCGGTCGTTCTATTCGTGCACGCTTGGCCGGCTGGCGGAGCGTTCGATCACGATGGCGTTGTCTTCAGTGTGGGCGACGCTGCCCAACGAGCGCCTCGTCGGGTTGGGCTACACGCTGCCCTGGCTGGAACGGTTCGGCACGGACGCCGAGCGCGTCTTCGCCTTCATGCCCGCCATGCAGGGCGCGGTGAACTGGCCGCCCGCCGGACCTTCCGCGACCGCACTCGTCTTCGACGAGGAACTGCCGCTGTTCGATTCGTCCATCGACCGCATCCTTATGGTTCATGCCCTCGAACACACGGAGAACCCACGCGAGACGCTGATGGAAATCTGGCGCGTGCTTGCGCCGGGCGGACGTCTCGTCGTCGTCGTGCCGAACCGGCGCGGCATGTGGGCGCGATTCGAGCATACGCCCTTCGGCAATGGCCGCCCATTCTCGCGCGGGCAGCTCAACGCGCTCCTGCGCGACACGAACTTCACGCCGGGTTCATGGGCGGACGCGCTTCACTTCCCGCCCTCGAAACGGCGCTGGATGATGCGGCTGCACGCACTTTTCGAGCGCGCCGGCAGACGGTTCTGGCCGATATTCGCGGGCGTGATCGTGGTCGAGGCGCAGAAGCGGCTCTACCAGGGCATCCCGGTAGCGGCCCGGTCGTCACGGCGGGTGTTCGTGCCGGTCATGAGCCCGCAAGGTGCGACCCGCGCCATGCGAAACGCCGAGACCGGCGGCTCCTGA
- the metA gene encoding homoserine O-succinyltransferase, producing the protein MPIKIPDQLPARDILVREGVSVMDEQTALRQDIRPLQIGLLNLMPNKIRTEAQFARLIGATPLQVELTLVRIGNHKAKNTSEDHLISFYQTWDEVKSRKFDGFIVTGAPIELLAFEDVTYWEELTRILDWTKTNVHSSFFICWGAMAAAWHFHRIPKYTLEQKAFGVFRHGNNAPASPYLTGFSDDFAIPVSRWTEVRSSDIPSGQGLELLMESEETGPCMLAEKTGNRLYMFNHIEYDSTSLKEEYDRDIALGTLIDVPHGYYPDDDPSRPPLNRWRSHAHLLFGNWINQVYQTTTYEL; encoded by the coding sequence GTGCCCATCAAGATCCCCGACCAGCTTCCCGCCCGCGACATCCTGGTGCGCGAGGGCGTGTCCGTGATGGACGAACAGACCGCGCTGCGGCAGGATATCCGGCCGTTGCAGATCGGTCTGCTCAACCTCATGCCGAACAAGATCAGGACCGAGGCGCAGTTTGCCCGGCTGATCGGTGCCACGCCGCTGCAGGTCGAGCTTACATTGGTGCGCATCGGCAACCACAAGGCCAAGAACACGTCCGAGGATCACCTGATCTCCTTCTATCAGACGTGGGATGAGGTCAAATCGCGCAAGTTCGACGGCTTCATCGTCACCGGCGCGCCGATCGAACTTTTGGCTTTCGAGGACGTCACCTACTGGGAGGAACTGACGCGCATCCTCGACTGGACGAAGACCAACGTGCATTCGTCGTTCTTCATCTGCTGGGGGGCGATGGCCGCTGCCTGGCACTTCCACCGCATTCCGAAATACACGCTGGAGCAAAAGGCGTTCGGCGTTTTCCGCCATGGCAACAATGCGCCCGCGTCGCCCTATCTCACCGGGTTCTCCGACGATTTCGCCATACCCGTCTCGCGGTGGACCGAGGTTCGCAGCAGCGATATTCCGTCCGGCCAGGGCCTGGAACTGCTGATGGAATCGGAGGAGACCGGCCCCTGCATGCTGGCGGAGAAGACCGGCAACCGGCTCTATATGTTCAATCATATCGAGTACGATTCGACGTCGCTCAAGGAAGAGTACGACCGCGACATCGCGCTCGGCACACTGATCGACGTGCCGCACGGCTATTATCCCGACGACGACCCGAGCCGCCCGCCGCTCAATCGCTGGCGCTCGCACGCGCATCTGCTGTTCGGCAACTGGATCAATCAGGTCTACCAGACGACCACGTACGAATTGTAG
- the ftsE gene encoding cell division ATP-binding protein FtsE yields MIRFENVGLRYGMGPEILRDISFHLPERSFQFLSGPSGAGKTTLLRLLFLSLKPTRGLITVFGKDRSRITRKELPLMRRRIGVVFQDFRLLEHMTTYENVALPLRVRGREEASYRNDVIELLKWVGLGERMHVLPPVLSGGEKQRAAIARALIEQPEILLADEPTGNVDPPLARRLLRLFLELNRLGTAVVIATHDLGLMEQVDARRMILSGGRLDIYD; encoded by the coding sequence GTGATCCGCTTCGAAAATGTCGGCCTCCGTTACGGCATGGGTCCGGAAATCCTGCGCGATATCTCATTTCACCTGCCCGAGCGGTCGTTTCAGTTCCTGAGCGGTCCATCGGGCGCGGGCAAGACGACGCTTCTGCGCCTTCTCTTTCTCTCGCTGAAGCCGACGCGGGGGCTGATTACCGTCTTCGGCAAGGACCGGTCGCGAATCACGCGTAAGGAACTGCCGCTGATGCGCCGGCGCATCGGCGTCGTGTTTCAGGATTTCCGCCTGCTCGAGCACATGACCACCTACGAAAACGTCGCGTTGCCGCTGCGCGTTCGCGGCCGGGAGGAAGCCTCCTATCGCAACGACGTGATTGAACTCCTGAAATGGGTCGGCCTCGGCGAGCGCATGCATGTTTTGCCGCCCGTCCTGTCGGGCGGCGAAAAGCAGCGTGCGGCGATCGCGCGCGCTTTGATCGAGCAGCCTGAAATCCTTCTGGCGGACGAGCCCACCGGCAATGTCGATCCGCCCCTGGCGCGCCGTCTTCTGCGGCTGTTTCTCGAACTCAATCGCCTCGGCACAGCCGTCGTCATCGCAACGCACGATCTCGGGCTGATGGAGCAGGTGGATGCGCGCCGCATGATCCTGTCCGGCGGGAGGCTCGACATCTATGACTGA
- a CDS encoding 1-acyl-sn-glycerol-3-phosphate acyltransferase encodes MLVFRSLAFNVAFYVSLILQMLFWTPYYFLAPRHMAWFVPKFWARSSLKLQEWIAGTESRIEGMENLPEGPFILAPKHQSFWDTMAFFPYLKDPVYILKRELMWIPLFGWYVGKMKMIPIHRGSRSKALKDALRIAKSRMADNRQLIIYPEGTRRAPGDDPAYKWGIAEIYATLGVPVVPVAHVAGLYWPRRKFLRFPGVIHARFLPPIEPGLDKDAFHARLIAETEAVCDELLIEAAQSENPPQMPPTAVARLRALGVEPPPQQA; translated from the coding sequence ATGCTCGTCTTTCGATCGCTGGCGTTCAACGTCGCCTTCTACGTCAGCCTGATCCTCCAGATGTTGTTCTGGACGCCCTACTATTTCCTCGCGCCGCGCCACATGGCGTGGTTCGTGCCGAAATTCTGGGCCCGGTCCAGCCTCAAGCTTCAGGAATGGATTGCCGGCACCGAAAGCCGCATCGAGGGCATGGAGAACCTGCCCGAAGGACCGTTCATTCTCGCGCCGAAACACCAGTCCTTCTGGGATACGATGGCGTTCTTCCCCTACCTCAAGGACCCGGTCTACATCCTCAAGCGCGAGCTGATGTGGATTCCGCTCTTCGGCTGGTATGTCGGCAAGATGAAGATGATCCCGATCCATCGCGGCAGCCGGTCCAAGGCGCTCAAGGACGCGCTCAGGATCGCGAAATCGCGTATGGCGGACAATCGCCAGCTCATCATCTATCCAGAAGGCACGCGCCGCGCGCCGGGCGACGATCCCGCCTACAAATGGGGCATTGCGGAAATCTACGCGACGCTCGGCGTACCCGTGGTGCCCGTCGCGCACGTCGCAGGGCTCTATTGGCCGCGGCGCAAGTTTCTGCGCTTTCCCGGCGTCATCCATGCCCGCTTCCTGCCGCCGATCGAGCCGGGCCTCGACAAGGACGCGTTCCACGCACGGCTGATCGCCGAGACCGAAGCCGTCTGCGACGAATTGCTGATCGAGGCAGCACAGTCGGAAAACCCGCCGCAGATGCCTCCCACCGCCGTCGCGCGGCTCAGGGCGCTGGGTGTCGAACCGCCGCCTCAACAGGCGTGA
- a CDS encoding cupin domain-containing protein: MTAAEIIAALGMQRHPEGGWYVEMFRDAEGGERGHSTAIYFLLEKGDCSHWHRVKDATEIWHFHAGAPLDLSLWREGDAETDLIRLGIDLGAGQRPQGVVPANVWQAAETTGDWTLVGCTVAPGFSFSAFELAPPDWTPPVRSGSPA, encoded by the coding sequence GTGACGGCTGCGGAGATCATCGCCGCGCTTGGCATGCAGCGTCATCCCGAGGGCGGCTGGTATGTCGAGATGTTCCGCGACGCCGAGGGCGGCGAGCGCGGCCACTCGACGGCGATCTATTTCCTGCTGGAGAAGGGCGATTGCTCGCACTGGCACCGGGTGAAGGACGCGACGGAGATCTGGCACTTCCATGCCGGAGCGCCGCTCGATCTCAGCCTGTGGCGGGAGGGTGATGCGGAGACCGATCTTATTCGCCTGGGGATCGATCTTGGCGCCGGCCAGCGGCCGCAGGGCGTGGTGCCTGCCAATGTCTGGCAGGCCGCCGAGACAACTGGCGACTGGACGCTTGTCGGCTGTACCGTCGCGCCGGGCTTTTCGTTTTCCGCGTTCGAGCTTGCTCCACCGGACTGGACGCCGCCTGTCAGATCAGGAAGCCCAGCGTGA
- the gloB gene encoding hydroxyacylglutathione hydrolase: MAVEIEQFLCRSDNFGVLVHDKATGATAIIDAPEERPILEAIQRTGWQPTMILTTHHHGDHVEANLALKERFGLTIIGPKAEASKIPGIDRQVSEGDSFQLGDEEVRVIETPGHTAGHVSYYLPKSGVLFAADTLFALGCGRLFEGTPAMMHASLAKLAALPAATTVYCGHEYTLSNARFAVTIDPTNSALTKRAKEIEALRADDKPTLPTTIGVELATNPFLRAHDPAIRRNLGMERATDAEVFAEIRKRKDLA, encoded by the coding sequence ATGGCCGTCGAGATCGAACAATTCCTGTGCCGCAGCGACAATTTCGGGGTTCTGGTGCACGACAAGGCGACCGGCGCTACCGCGATCATCGACGCACCCGAGGAACGCCCGATTCTCGAGGCGATCCAGCGCACCGGGTGGCAACCAACGATGATCCTGACGACGCATCACCATGGCGACCATGTCGAGGCCAATCTGGCGCTGAAGGAACGCTTCGGGCTGACGATCATTGGCCCGAAGGCGGAGGCGTCGAAGATTCCCGGCATCGACCGGCAGGTCTCCGAGGGCGATTCGTTCCAGCTCGGAGACGAGGAGGTGCGTGTTATCGAGACGCCGGGGCACACGGCGGGCCACGTATCCTACTATTTGCCGAAATCTGGCGTCCTGTTCGCGGCCGATACGCTTTTTGCACTCGGATGCGGGCGGCTGTTCGAGGGAACGCCGGCAATGATGCATGCGTCGCTCGCCAAGCTCGCGGCGTTGCCGGCGGCGACGACGGTCTATTGCGGCCACGAATATACGCTGTCCAATGCCCGCTTCGCGGTGACGATCGACCCGACCAACTCTGCGCTGACGAAGCGTGCAAAGGAGATCGAGGCTCTGCGTGCGGATGACAAGCCGACACTGCCCACGACGATCGGCGTCGAGCTCGCAACCAACCCGTTCCTGCGTGCGCATGACCCGGCGATTCGCCGCAATCTCGGCATGGAGCGCGCGACCGACGCAGAGGTGTTCGCGGAAATCCGCAAGCGCAAGGATCTGGCGTGA
- a CDS encoding ABC transporter permease: MTEALPIEEDAEHEAVARSVERVPRKMAPIVPPYNVAGSALILVIAIMTFLSCLTLGAVTLVRDTAATWQSQIAREATIQIKPADGLDMDAALASAQRVASGFAGVRSAAIVDRAATVRLLEPWLGAGLDIDELPVPRLVIVTIDPAGPPDFAAVRAALAAEVPQASLDDHRTWVDRLIAMARTTVTIGVSVLMLMLAATVLSVVFATRGAMAGNGHIIEVLHFVGAEARFIAAEFRQHFLLTGMKGAAAGGVAAVIVFIGFSWWSSRNMATPQADQATALFGNFAIGAAGYLGVALVVAAIGVLTAATSHLTVVSYLSDIDTRHHDG, from the coding sequence ATGACTGAGGCGCTGCCCATCGAAGAGGATGCCGAACACGAGGCCGTGGCGCGCAGCGTGGAGCGCGTGCCGCGCAAGATGGCGCCGATCGTGCCACCCTACAATGTCGCGGGCAGCGCGCTCATTCTGGTGATCGCGATCATGACGTTCCTGTCGTGCCTGACGCTCGGCGCGGTGACGTTGGTGCGCGACACGGCCGCGACATGGCAGTCGCAGATCGCGCGTGAGGCGACGATCCAGATCAAGCCGGCCGACGGACTGGACATGGATGCGGCACTGGCGTCCGCGCAGCGCGTAGCGTCCGGCTTTGCCGGCGTCCGTTCAGCCGCGATCGTCGACCGCGCGGCAACCGTGCGCCTGCTGGAGCCCTGGCTCGGTGCCGGCCTCGACATCGACGAACTGCCCGTCCCCCGTCTCGTCATCGTGACCATCGATCCGGCCGGCCCGCCAGACTTCGCAGCGGTGCGCGCGGCACTTGCCGCAGAAGTGCCGCAGGCGTCGCTCGACGATCATCGGACCTGGGTCGACCGGCTTATCGCCATGGCGCGGACGACGGTGACGATCGGCGTGTCGGTTCTCATGTTGATGCTGGCGGCGACCGTGCTGTCCGTCGTCTTCGCGACGCGCGGCGCGATGGCCGGCAATGGCCACATCATCGAGGTCCTGCACTTCGTCGGGGCGGAGGCGCGCTTCATTGCGGCCGAATTCCGCCAGCATTTTCTTCTGACCGGCATGAAGGGCGCGGCGGCCGGTGGTGTCGCTGCGGTCATCGTCTTCATCGGATTTTCGTGGTGGTCCTCGCGCAACATGGCGACCCCGCAGGCCGATCAGGCGACTGCGCTCTTCGGCAATTTCGCCATCGGCGCCGCAGGCTATCTGGGCGTTGCGCTGGTCGTGGCGGCCATCGGTGTGCTCACGGCGGCGACCTCGCATCTGACCGTCGTGTCCTACCTGAGCGACATCGACACCAGACACCATGACGGCTGA
- a CDS encoding YdcF family protein, which yields MKVSGPTGAPQHALGANENGKQPPRRGALRAVGLAVVCLIAGGLAFLGGFAAFSTHVARLTTPELQGSADAIIVLTGGQARIDAALELLQSGKGKRLLISGVHPSARMKDLQRVTGGDEKLFSCCIDIDRAALDTIGNAEESAKWVTSHAYGTVIVVTNNYHMPRSLLELKRMVGETVLLPYPVVNTPLDKGEWMKSGDALRVLFMEYTKYLASVARGLLPKPADGIGVATIDASSAGLHSSSY from the coding sequence ATGAAGGTGTCCGGACCGACAGGCGCGCCGCAGCATGCGTTGGGCGCGAACGAGAATGGCAAGCAACCGCCGCGTCGCGGCGCGCTGCGTGCCGTTGGCCTCGCCGTGGTGTGCCTCATCGCGGGTGGACTGGCGTTCCTCGGCGGCTTCGCAGCCTTCTCGACGCATGTGGCTCGCCTGACGACGCCGGAACTGCAAGGCAGTGCCGATGCGATCATTGTACTGACAGGCGGACAGGCGCGCATCGACGCGGCGCTGGAACTGTTGCAGTCGGGCAAGGGCAAGCGCCTCTTGATCAGCGGCGTCCACCCATCCGCGCGTATGAAGGACCTGCAACGCGTGACGGGCGGTGACGAGAAGCTGTTTTCATGCTGCATCGACATCGATCGCGCCGCGCTGGATACGATCGGCAATGCCGAGGAGAGCGCGAAATGGGTCACGAGCCACGCCTATGGCACGGTCATCGTCGTGACCAACAACTATCACATGCCGCGCAGCCTGCTCGAGTTGAAGCGGATGGTCGGGGAGACGGTCCTGCTGCCCTATCCCGTCGTCAACACGCCGCTCGACAAGGGCGAATGGATGAAAAGCGGCGACGCCCTGCGCGTCCTGTTCATGGAATATACGAAGTATCTCGCCTCCGTCGCGCGTGGGCTTTTGCCCAAGCCGGCCGACGGTATCGGCGTGGCGACGATAGACGCCTCGAGCGCCGGGCTCCACAGTTCGTCGTACTGA
- a CDS encoding prephenate/arogenate dehydrogenase family protein, which translates to MPETMFDRIALIGIGLIGSSIARVIRREGLAGEIVISTRSTATLERARELGLGDAYESDPAKAAQDADLVIVSVPVGSSGDVAAAIASSLKPGAILTDVGSTKASVIAQMQPHIPEGVHFIPGHPLAGTEKSGPDAGFADLFENRWCILTPVDGTDPEAIERLSAFWRACGSNIDTMDPQHHDMVLAIVSHLPHIIAYNIVGTADDLETVTKSEVIKYSASGFRDFTRLAASDPTMWRDVCLHNKDAILEMLARFSEDLASLQRAVRWGDGDKLFDLFSRTRTIRRSIIDAGQEVDSPDFGRQVAAHPEKR; encoded by the coding sequence ATGCCCGAAACCATGTTCGACAGGATCGCCCTCATCGGCATCGGCCTCATTGGCTCGTCGATCGCCCGCGTGATCCGCCGCGAAGGCCTTGCGGGCGAGATCGTCATCTCGACCCGCAGCACCGCGACGCTCGAGCGCGCCCGCGAGCTTGGCCTCGGCGACGCTTACGAATCCGATCCCGCAAAAGCGGCGCAGGATGCCGATCTCGTGATCGTCTCGGTTCCCGTCGGATCGTCCGGCGATGTTGCCGCCGCCATTGCATCGTCGCTCAAGCCGGGCGCGATCCTCACCGATGTCGGCTCGACCAAGGCGTCCGTCATCGCACAGATGCAGCCGCATATCCCTGAAGGCGTGCACTTCATCCCCGGTCATCCGCTGGCCGGCACGGAAAAGTCCGGTCCGGATGCGGGCTTCGCGGACCTCTTCGAAAACCGCTGGTGCATCCTGACGCCAGTGGATGGCACCGACCCCGAAGCCATCGAGCGCCTCTCGGCTTTCTGGCGCGCCTGCGGCTCCAACATCGACACGATGGACCCGCAGCACCACGACATGGTGCTCGCGATCGTCTCGCATCTGCCGCACATCATCGCCTACAACATCGTCGGCACGGCCGACGATCTGGAGACGGTCACGAAGTCGGAAGTCATCAAATACTCGGCGTCCGGCTTCCGCGATTTCACGCGCCTCGCCGCCTCCGATCCGACCATGTGGCGCGATGTCTGCCTGCACAACAAGGACGCGATCCTCGAAATGCTGGCGCGTTTCTCCGAGGATCTGGCGTCGCTTCAGCGCGCGGTGCGCTGGGGCGACGGCGACAAGCTGTTCGACCTGTTTTCGCGCACACGCACCATCAGGCGCTCGATCATCGACGCGGGACAGGAAGTCGATTCACCGGATTTCGGGCGTCAGGTCGCCGCGCACCCCGAGAAGCGCTGA
- a CDS encoding DUF2125 domain-containing protein — protein sequence MASSADKKTNYSRRFFWFAVAIVLVVVGYTFGWNYLGDRLVEQVNANVATINRDGRRASCENAEAKGYPFRIGVFCRSVMFVDARAGVSFRARQFRSAAQVYSPQHVVGELDGPASLEIPGLNALDLNWTSMRASVRLTTDLPERVSLEAQDLAVRRDEANGAASPLLAGAKVFEFHMRPAGADLDLASRFTDLQLGEQLEGATIPIPPLDGVVDVSIADGVRLAASSLASLRGTSGTIRTISLNLDEQTGATVTGPVSIDEDGLIDADLEVTLRNPQAIGRVLADLIPDARREIGMGFSAMSAMGTAPTLPLRISKGEISLGFLSLGSIPPL from the coding sequence ATGGCGTCAAGCGCAGACAAGAAAACCAACTACAGCCGGCGCTTCTTCTGGTTCGCCGTCGCGATCGTCCTGGTGGTCGTCGGCTATACGTTCGGCTGGAACTATCTGGGCGACAGACTGGTCGAGCAGGTCAATGCGAACGTGGCGACCATCAATCGCGACGGACGCCGCGCGAGCTGCGAAAATGCCGAGGCGAAGGGCTATCCGTTCCGCATCGGCGTGTTCTGCCGTTCCGTCATGTTCGTGGACGCCCGCGCGGGCGTCAGTTTCCGCGCACGCCAGTTTCGCTCGGCAGCGCAGGTTTATTCACCCCAGCATGTCGTCGGCGAGCTGGATGGCCCCGCGAGCCTGGAGATCCCAGGCCTGAACGCGCTCGATCTCAACTGGACGAGCATGCGCGCAAGTGTCCGCCTGACCACGGACCTGCCGGAGCGCGTATCGCTCGAAGCGCAGGATTTGGCCGTGCGCCGCGATGAAGCCAACGGCGCGGCGTCGCCGCTTCTGGCCGGCGCCAAGGTCTTTGAATTCCATATGCGGCCCGCCGGGGCGGATCTCGACCTGGCCTCGCGCTTCACCGATCTGCAGCTCGGCGAACAGTTGGAAGGGGCAACCATACCCATTCCGCCGCTCGATGGCGTGGTCGATGTATCCATTGCCGATGGCGTGCGTCTGGCGGCCTCCAGCCTTGCGAGCCTGCGTGGCACGTCCGGGACCATCAGGACGATCAGCCTGAATCTCGACGAGCAGACCGGCGCTACCGTCACGGGGCCTGTGTCGATCGATGAAGACGGCCTGATCGATGCCGATCTCGAAGTGACGTTGCGCAATCCGCAGGCGATCGGGCGCGTGCTGGCCGACCTTATTCCCGACGCGCGCCGCGAGATCGGCATGGGGTTTTCGGCAATGTCCGCCATGGGCACCGCGCCGACCCTGCCGCTTCGCATCTCCAAGGGCGAGATCAGCCTCGGCTTTCTCTCGCTTGGATCGATCCCGCCGCTCTGA
- the hisC gene encoding histidinol-phosphate transaminase, producing the protein MTIKSRPQPRPGVMDIDAYVPGKSHAPEGVAKVHKLSANENPLGPSPKAVEAARAVASNLQLYPDGAATRLREAIAARHGLNVANIMIFNGSDEALALLARAYVGEGDEGIYSAHGFLAYPIYIRSVGATPVPAKETDERSDVDSILAAVTERTRIVYLTNPNNPTGTYLPFEEIRRLHAGLPKSVLLVIDAAYAEFVRRNDYEAGVELVAGNENVVMTRTFSKAYGLGGARIGWIYAPSHVIEALERVRDPFNVNAVAIEAGVAALHDRDHVERSVGHNEQWLRWTSEELEKLGLRVTPSVTNFILIHFPEDERYSAAKADEYLAARGYLLRRVSAYGFPNALRMSIGTEEANRGVIAALTEFLKA; encoded by the coding sequence ATGACCATCAAGTCTCGCCCTCAGCCCCGCCCCGGCGTCATGGACATCGACGCCTACGTGCCCGGCAAGAGTCATGCGCCGGAGGGTGTCGCGAAGGTCCACAAGCTGTCGGCCAACGAGAATCCGCTCGGGCCCTCGCCAAAGGCGGTGGAAGCCGCGCGCGCGGTGGCCTCGAACCTCCAGCTCTACCCGGACGGGGCTGCAACGCGGCTGCGCGAGGCGATCGCCGCCAGGCACGGGCTCAACGTCGCAAACATCATGATCTTCAACGGCTCCGACGAAGCGCTGGCGCTGCTGGCGCGCGCCTATGTCGGCGAGGGCGACGAGGGCATCTACAGCGCGCACGGTTTCCTGGCCTACCCGATCTATATCCGCTCCGTTGGCGCCACACCGGTCCCCGCCAAGGAGACCGACGAGCGCAGCGACGTGGATTCGATCCTCGCCGCCGTGACCGAACGCACGCGAATCGTCTACCTCACCAATCCCAACAACCCGACCGGCACCTATCTGCCGTTCGAGGAAATCCGCCGCCTGCATGCCGGCCTGCCGAAAAGCGTGCTGCTGGTGATCGACGCCGCCTATGCTGAGTTCGTGCGCCGCAACGACTACGAGGCCGGTGTCGAACTGGTCGCCGGGAACGAAAACGTCGTCATGACCCGCACCTTCTCCAAGGCTTATGGGCTCGGCGGCGCACGGATCGGCTGGATTTATGCGCCGTCGCACGTCATCGAGGCGCTGGAGCGCGTGCGCGATCCGTTCAACGTCAACGCCGTCGCCATCGAGGCGGGCGTCGCGGCCTTGCACGACCGTGACCACGTCGAGCGCTCCGTCGGCCACAACGAACAGTGGCTGCGCTGGACGAGCGAGGAACTGGAGAAGCTTGGACTGCGGGTGACCCCCAGCGTGACCAACTTCATCCTGATCCATTTTCCCGAAGACGAGCGATATTCGGCGGCGAAGGCGGACGAGTATCTCGCCGCGCGCGGCTATCTCCTGCGCCGTGTTTCCGCCTACGGCTTCCCCAACGCCCTGCGCATGAGCATCGGCACCGAGGAAGCCAATCGTGGCGTTATCGCCGCTCTGACCGAATTTCTGAAAGCCTGA
- a CDS encoding peptide deformylase, translated as MAVRPIVRYPDPALRNPCAAVDTFDGDLRALADDLLDTMRAAPGVGITAAHIGVLKRVTVIELSREDGVRVYVNPIIENASDETARHTEGSVSMPGVTDEIERPARIRVRYQSLTGEHVTEDADGFLATCIQHEIDQLDGIFWLQRLSRLKRDRAIKRWEKMLRAPG; from the coding sequence ATGGCTGTCCGCCCGATCGTTCGCTATCCTGACCCCGCGCTGCGAAACCCATGCGCAGCCGTCGATACGTTCGACGGCGACCTCCGCGCGCTCGCCGACGATCTGCTCGACACCATGCGCGCGGCACCCGGCGTCGGCATCACCGCAGCTCATATCGGCGTTCTCAAGCGCGTAACGGTGATCGAACTGTCGCGGGAGGATGGCGTGCGCGTCTATGTGAATCCGATCATCGAAAACGCGTCGGACGAGACGGCCCGCCACACCGAAGGCAGCGTTTCGATGCCGGGTGTGACCGACGAGATCGAACGCCCTGCCCGCATCCGTGTCCGCTACCAATCGCTGACCGGCGAGCACGTCACGGAGGATGCCGACGGCTTCCTCGCAACGTGCATCCAGCACGAAATCGACCAGCTCGACGGTATCTTCTGGCTCCAGCGCCTCTCGCGCCTGAAACGCGACCGCGCGATCAAGCGCTGGGAGAAGATGCTGCGCGCGCCGGGCTGA